Proteins from a genomic interval of Scatophagus argus isolate fScaArg1 chromosome 6, fScaArg1.pri, whole genome shotgun sequence:
- the slco2a1 gene encoding solute carrier organic anion transporter family member 2A1 has product MDIHSSKGMKKARTLRFSIKLFVLCHGLLQFSQLLYSAYFKSIITTIERRYGLSSYSSGTISSLHEVSNSVLIVFVSYFGNRVHRPRIIGIGGLLMAVSATMLTLPHFLSQPYEYNSVLHNRHDICNLQGNTSDPGCGGDGTSLLSDTNNLWLFMASAQLLFGVGSVPIQPFGISYIDDFAGPGNSPLYIAILFAVSVFGPAIGYLLGSVVLRIYVDVDRTGLGAEQELRLGDPRWVGAWWMGLLITTGCLVLTSIPYFFFPRRMHTEDNVIGSETDISDDFKKPDISLLDFLKMFPRMFVHLLLSPLFLMLVLAQCCFSSVIAGLSTFLNKFLERQYNASAAYSSLLVGAVNLPAVAVGMLIGGVIMKRAGLSLKTIPRFSVVMLTTSTLLCIPLFFMGCPTQKVSEVNHYHVGQYGSLSLCYSNCSCPASAFNPVCGSDGIEYISPCHAGCTNFTKEPNSTHRVQLYTNCRCISGSQSHAQPAPCPNSCPHFLLPVMLVISLASLIACLTHNPMYMMVLRSVPSEEKSFAIGIQFLLMRLLAWLPAPALFGMAIDASCIWWKRVCGKKFSCGYYDNNILRNRYLGLQVGYKVMGIILLLMLGWKVKRTQEYSLEKRPEGLL; this is encoded by the exons CTGTTTGTCCTGTGCCACGGCCTCCTGCAGTTCTCTCAGCTGCTGTACAGCGCTTACTTCAAGAGTATCATCACCACAATCGAGAGACGCTATGGCCTCAGCAGCTACTCTTCGGGAACCATTTCCTCTCTCCACGAG gtcaGTAACAGTGTGCTGATAGTGTTCGTGAGCTACTTTGGAAATCGGGTTCACCGTCCTCGCATCATTGGAATCGGAGGACTGCTGATGGCTGTCAGTGCCACGATGCTGACCTTACCTCACTTCTTATCCCAGCCCTACGAATACAACTCCGTTTTACACA ATCGCCATGACATTTGCAACCTGCAGGGGAACACGAGTGACCCGGGTTGCGGTGGAGACGGCACCAGCCTCCTGTCTGACACTAACAACCTGTGGCTGTTCATGGCCAGCGCTCAGCTGCTTTTCGGTGTGGGTTCGGTGCCCATCCAGCCTTTTGGGATTTCCTACATAGATGATTTTGCTGGACCTGGCAACTCCCCTCTTTACATAG CCATCCTTTTCGCGGTGTCTGTATTCGGGCCTGCCATTGGATACCTGCTGGGCTCAGTCGTGCTGCGGATCTACGTGGACGTGGACAGGACTGGTTTAG GAGCCGAACAAGAGCTGAGACTCGGAGATCCCCGCTGGGTCGGGGCCTGGTGGATGGGCCTGCTCATCACCACCGGCTGCCTGGTCCTCACCTCCATCCCCTACTTCTTTTTCCCTCGCAGAATGCATACAGAAGACAAC gTAATTGGAAGTGAAACTGACATAAGTGATGACTTCAAGAAGCCAGATATCTCTTTACTTGATTTCCTGAAAA TGTTTCCCAGAATGTTTGTCCACCTCCTGCTGAGCCCTCTCTTCCTGATGCTGGTCCTGGCCCagtgctgcttctcctcagtgATTGCAGGACTGTCTACGTTCCTGAACAAGTTTCTGGAGCGACAGTACAACGCTTCAGCTGCCTACAGCAGCCTGCTAGTAG GTGCTGTGAATCTGCCAGCGGTAGCAGTGGGGATGCTGATAGGCGGAGTCATCATGAAGAGGGCGGGCCTCTCTCTGAAGACCATCCCACGCTTCTCTGTGGTTATGCTGaccacctccaccctcctctgTATCCCTCTCTTCTTCATGGGCTGTCCCACGCAGAAGGTCTCCGAGGTCAATCATTACCACGTTGGACAGTATGG GTCTCTATCCTTGTGCTACTCTAACTGCTCCTGTCCTGCCAGTGCCTTCAACCCAGTGTGCGGTTCTGATGGTATCGAGTATATTTCTCCTTGTCATGCTGGCTGCACCAACTTCACCAAAGAACCCAACAGCACCCACAGGGTTCAG CTGTATACCAACTGCAGATGTATATCTGGCAGCCAGAGTCATGCTCAACCAGCTCCCTGTCCAAACAGCTGCCCACATTTTCTTCTCCCTGTCATGCTTGTCATCTCTCTGGCATCACTGATCGCCTGCCTCACTCATAACCCCATGTACATGATGGTGCTCAG ATCTGTTCCCTCTGAAGAGAAGTCATTTGCTATTGGAATTCAGTTTTTACTCATGAGACTATTAG ccTGGTTACCTGCCCCTGCCCTCTTTGGGATGGCCATCGATGCGTCATGTATCTGGTGGAAACGCGTGTGCGGAAAGAAGTTTAGCTGTGGTTACTATGACAACAACATCTTGAGGAACAG GTACTTGGGCTTACAGGTGGGCTATAAGGTCATGGGCATCATCCTACTGCTGATGCTGGGGTGGAAGGTAAAGCGGACCCAGGAGTACAGTCTGGAGAAGAGACCTGAAGGACTGCTGTGA